A genomic segment from Neobacillus sp. YX16 encodes:
- the corA gene encoding magnesium/cobalt transporter CorA — MIRTIAVNQNYQFIHDLQPKELIQGDYLWYWIDFQQPTQSEIEVLNDPLHFHPLAIEDCIYTLQRPKLDYYEENTFFVTQALNPLTLTKEEINFFLTEQYIVTFHHHQSPEIAEVWDRLSLSTKARKWNPSQVLYHVLDKMVDNYFPLVYQVEDTLNEIDENSKGRSMEALLEVLFDTRHDLLSLRHTITPMRDLVYRIINSQRMSGMQIKIEYFSDIHDHLLKLTEMVEANRELASDIRDSYISLNSHQTNHVMKVLTVITTLFMPLTFIAGIYGMNFHYMPELTWKYGYFSTLLLMFLVVLGMSLWFKKKGWFK; from the coding sequence ATGATTAGAACCATTGCAGTTAATCAAAATTATCAATTCATTCACGACCTTCAGCCAAAAGAGTTAATCCAGGGAGATTATTTATGGTATTGGATTGATTTTCAGCAGCCTACTCAAAGCGAAATTGAGGTATTAAATGATCCCCTTCATTTCCACCCTTTGGCAATCGAGGATTGTATCTATACACTGCAGCGACCTAAGCTAGATTACTATGAGGAAAATACTTTTTTTGTTACACAAGCTTTAAATCCACTCACCTTAACAAAAGAAGAAATTAATTTTTTCCTTACAGAACAATATATCGTTACCTTTCATCACCACCAATCTCCCGAGATTGCTGAGGTATGGGACAGACTATCTCTTTCAACAAAAGCTAGAAAATGGAATCCTTCTCAAGTGTTATACCATGTCTTAGACAAAATGGTAGACAATTACTTCCCACTTGTCTATCAAGTGGAAGATACCTTAAATGAAATAGATGAAAATTCTAAAGGTAGATCCATGGAAGCATTATTAGAAGTTTTGTTTGATACAAGACATGATCTTCTATCGTTGCGACATACTATTACCCCAATGAGAGATTTAGTTTATCGAATCATAAACTCCCAAAGGATGTCAGGGATGCAGATAAAAATTGAATATTTCTCTGACATTCATGACCATCTTTTAAAACTAACTGAAATGGTTGAAGCAAATCGAGAATTAGCGTCTGATATCCGAGACAGCTATATTTCTTTAAATTCACATCAAACTAATCATGTGATGAAGGTCCTTACGGTTATTACTACCCTATTTATGCCACTTACCTTTATCGCGGGTATATATGGGATGAACTTTCACTACATGCCTGAATTAACATGGAAATATGGTTATTTTTCCACTTTATTATTAATGTTTTTAGTAGTATTAGGAATGTCTCTGTGGTTTAAAAAGAAGGGATGGTTCAAGTAA
- a CDS encoding TIGR04053 family radical SAM/SPASM domain-containing protein, whose product MQGLSKGHPHAMGHPHGMKKIDYDINPFIVIWEVTRACQLKCVHCRADAQLTPDPRELTHEEGINLIDQIYEMDNPMLVFSGGDCMMREDLFELADYAVKKGMRVSMTPSATPNVTKEKMQRAKEVGLSRWGLSLDAPTAEIHDKFRGVPGSFDLTIEKIKYLNELGMPLQINTVISRYNYDHLEEMSKLVEELGAVMWYIFLLVPTGRGQMDACITPAEHEKVFRWLYQLSKTAPYDIKTTAAQHYRRVVLQEKARDHVIEKGEIRYEDSITTDFASMHDGLKRAPKGVNDGNGFAFVNHIGDVMPSGLLPIVGGNIRETPLAEIYREAKVFKDLRQPDNYKGKCGVCEFNKICGGSRSRTYAVTGDYMESEPFCVYIPLAMRKKSEQTV is encoded by the coding sequence ATGCAAGGACTAAGTAAAGGACATCCACATGCAATGGGACATCCACATGGAATGAAAAAAATTGATTATGACATTAACCCGTTTATTGTCATTTGGGAAGTAACACGCGCATGCCAGCTGAAATGTGTTCACTGCCGCGCTGATGCCCAGCTAACTCCAGATCCTCGTGAATTAACACATGAAGAAGGAATAAATTTAATTGATCAAATTTATGAAATGGACAATCCAATGCTAGTATTTTCAGGCGGGGATTGTATGATGCGCGAAGACCTTTTTGAACTTGCTGACTATGCAGTTAAAAAAGGTATGCGTGTTAGTATGACTCCTAGCGCAACTCCGAATGTTACTAAGGAAAAAATGCAACGTGCAAAGGAGGTTGGTCTTTCACGCTGGGGCTTAAGTCTTGACGCACCGACAGCAGAGATTCACGACAAATTCCGTGGTGTGCCAGGTTCCTTCGATCTGACGATTGAAAAAATCAAGTACTTAAACGAATTAGGAATGCCTCTGCAAATCAATACAGTTATCTCTCGTTACAATTATGACCATCTTGAAGAAATGTCTAAGCTAGTTGAAGAGCTTGGCGCCGTCATGTGGTACATCTTCTTACTGGTTCCGACAGGACGCGGTCAAATGGATGCATGTATTACTCCAGCCGAGCATGAAAAGGTATTCCGTTGGTTGTACCAGCTCAGTAAAACAGCTCCTTATGACATTAAAACAACTGCAGCACAGCATTACCGTCGTGTTGTATTACAAGAAAAAGCACGTGACCACGTTATTGAAAAAGGTGAAATTCGCTACGAAGACTCAATCACTACTGATTTCGCTTCGATGCACGATGGCTTAAAACGTGCACCAAAGGGTGTAAATGACGGAAATGGCTTTGCCTTCGTTAACCACATTGGGGATGTAATGCCAAGTGGATTGCTGCCTATCGTTGGCGGTAATATCCGTGAAACCCCGTTAGCAGAAATATATCGTGAAGCAAAAGTCTTTAAAGACCTTAGACAGCCTGATAACTATAAAGGTAAATGCGGAGTTTGCGAATTTAATAAAATTTGCGGCGGATCCCGTTCTAGAACATATGCGGTAACAGGAGACTATATGGAAAGCGAACCTTTCTGTGTTTATATCCCTCTAGCAATGAGAAAAAAATCTGAACAGACCGTTTAA
- a CDS encoding C40 family peptidase produces MKKHLLTVAAAAGILFTSFGGSVSAHENVYTVKSGDTLWRISQNNNLSVANLKEWNKLTSDSLYVNQKLSLLAPHTHETQSVSTYTVQKGDTLWGISTRHKLTVAQLKSLNYMTSDTIYVGQVLKVSGAAETPAPSQISTVSKAQMVITEAKKYIGTPYLWGGNTPAGFDCSGFSKYVFEKVGISLPRTAATQFSGLKTVSSPSLGDLVFFSTYAPGPSHLGIYIGDNKFIHAGTSTGVTITDMNNPYWKPRYLGARTAF; encoded by the coding sequence ATGAAAAAACATTTACTGACAGTCGCGGCAGCTGCCGGCATATTGTTTACCTCTTTTGGTGGATCTGTTAGTGCGCATGAGAATGTCTATACAGTTAAATCAGGAGACACGCTTTGGAGAATCTCGCAAAATAATAATCTATCAGTTGCGAATTTAAAAGAATGGAATAAACTGACCAGCGACAGCCTCTATGTGAACCAAAAACTATCATTATTGGCACCTCACACACATGAAACTCAATCTGTTTCCACTTACACTGTACAAAAAGGGGATACATTATGGGGAATTTCCACACGTCATAAGCTAACAGTTGCACAGCTAAAATCTCTTAATTACATGACCTCCGATACCATTTATGTTGGACAAGTCCTTAAAGTTTCTGGTGCCGCTGAAACTCCGGCGCCGTCTCAAATTTCTACTGTTTCAAAAGCGCAAATGGTGATAACAGAAGCCAAGAAATATATCGGCACACCTTACCTATGGGGGGGAAATACTCCAGCTGGTTTTGACTGCAGCGGCTTCTCAAAATACGTTTTTGAAAAAGTAGGAATCTCTCTTCCAAGAACAGCAGCAACACAGTTTTCTGGTCTTAAGACGGTTAGCAGCCCAAGCTTGGGTGACCTTGTTTTCTTTTCAACCTATGCACCTGGTCCTAGTCATTTAGGAATTTACATTGGTGATAACAAATTCATTCATGCCGGTACATCTACAGGTGTAACGATTACCGATATGAATAATCCATATTGGAAACCTAGATATCTAGGGGCAAGAACAGCATTTTAA
- a CDS encoding TVP38/TMEM64 family protein has protein sequence MFKRMLSISLLFIVIAIGFLQKDELLTLIKSGGIFSTFISILFVAICVFFPVIPFPVLAGVIGGVFGTTQGVIVTMTGAMAGTMSFYFLSRYGFRDYAQSKLMKYPKVQEYEDLLNRNSFVAILTCRLIPIIPAPVINIICGLSNVNWLIFFTASTIGKIPNILILSFAGASFSSNKLFSFGLYGGYILILILINFVIMYRKMAKESED, from the coding sequence ATGTTTAAAAGAATGCTCAGCATATCATTATTATTTATTGTCATTGCCATTGGCTTTTTGCAAAAGGATGAATTACTTACATTAATAAAGTCAGGCGGAATCTTTTCAACTTTCATCAGCATTCTTTTTGTTGCGATATGCGTCTTTTTTCCTGTTATTCCTTTTCCAGTCCTAGCTGGTGTTATTGGCGGTGTATTTGGAACGACTCAAGGAGTAATCGTCACCATGACGGGAGCGATGGCTGGAACTATGAGTTTCTACTTTTTAAGCAGGTACGGTTTCCGGGATTATGCACAATCTAAGTTAATGAAATATCCGAAAGTCCAGGAATACGAGGACCTTCTTAATCGAAATTCATTTGTGGCTATTTTAACCTGCAGACTGATTCCAATCATCCCAGCGCCTGTTATCAACATCATTTGTGGTTTGAGTAACGTCAATTGGCTGATATTTTTTACCGCTTCCACGATAGGGAAGATACCAAACATCTTGATTTTATCATTTGCGGGTGCTTCTTTTAGCAGTAACAAGCTGTTTTCTTTTGGTCTATATGGCGGCTATATTCTCATTCTAATCCTAATTAATTTTGTGATCATGTATCGTAAAATGGCAAAGGAATCTGAGGACTAA
- a CDS encoding GNAT family N-acetyltransferase, with product MDSWEKDGFILSTDKQYLDTDVIHHFLSVDSYWAKGITMEKVKKSVEKSSICFGMYEGDPSKGKAKQIGFVRAVTDFVRFAWIMDVFVLPEYRGRGLSKWMMETMVGQSELKDVRKMMLCTYDAHGLYEQYGFQTLDDPEIFMQRKI from the coding sequence ATGGATAGTTGGGAAAAAGATGGATTTATTCTTAGTACAGATAAGCAATATCTTGATACTGATGTGATTCACCATTTTTTGAGTGTTGATTCATACTGGGCTAAAGGTATCACGATGGAAAAAGTAAAGAAATCGGTAGAGAAATCCTCGATTTGCTTTGGAATGTATGAGGGTGATCCTTCAAAAGGGAAAGCGAAGCAAATTGGTTTTGTCCGTGCGGTAACAGATTTTGTAAGATTCGCTTGGATAATGGATGTATTTGTCCTTCCTGAATATAGAGGAAGAGGCTTATCGAAATGGATGATGGAAACGATGGTAGGGCAATCCGAACTAAAAGATGTTCGGAAAATGATGTTATGTACTTATGACGCCCATGGTTTATATGAACAATACGGTTTTCAAACACTCGATGACCCTGAAATCTTTATGCAAAGAAAAATATAG
- a CDS encoding LysE/ArgO family amino acid transporter has product MISAAIHGFILAFGLILPLGVQNVFVFNQGATQPKWTNALPVVLTAALCDTLLISLAVLGISAVVLEISFLKFTLSVIGIAFLLYMGYVTWKSKPSSEGNSVQLFSSRKQITFAASISLLNPHAIMDTVGVIGTSSLAYTGIEKAVFTIVCIFVSWLWFFGLSIAGRWVGKFDLTGNFINTLNKISAVIMWGTVVYLVVSL; this is encoded by the coding sequence ATGATTAGTGCTGCAATTCATGGATTTATTTTAGCCTTTGGACTGATATTACCTTTAGGGGTACAAAATGTTTTTGTATTTAATCAGGGGGCCACACAGCCAAAATGGACAAACGCGTTACCGGTGGTTTTAACAGCTGCACTTTGTGATACACTCTTAATTTCGTTGGCTGTTTTAGGAATTTCCGCTGTTGTGTTAGAAATCAGCTTTTTAAAATTTACATTGAGTGTGATTGGTATTGCTTTTTTACTATATATGGGCTATGTAACATGGAAAAGTAAACCTAGTAGCGAGGGGAATAGTGTTCAATTATTTTCAAGCCGGAAACAAATTACATTTGCCGCGTCTATTTCATTATTAAATCCACATGCCATAATGGATACCGTTGGTGTAATCGGAACAAGTTCATTAGCATACACAGGAATAGAAAAGGCAGTCTTTACTATTGTCTGTATTTTCGTTTCTTGGTTATGGTTTTTTGGATTATCCATCGCTGGTAGGTGGGTAGGAAAATTTGATTTAACGGGCAATTTCATTAACACATTAAACAAAATATCTGCTGTAATCATGTGGGGAACGGTGGTGTACCTAGTGGTTTCGTTGTAA
- a CDS encoding hemolysin III family protein, with the protein MANTHVFSRKEEVANSITHGIGAMLSIAALVILIVFSTLYGTAWHVVSFTIYGASMFILYMSSTLVHSFPEGKAKDLFEIFDHSSIYLFIAGTYTPFLLVVIRGPLGWSLFGIVWGLAIAGTIFKCFFTKKYLFTSTILYVVMGWMMVFAWKPLAAKLPSEGMTYLMIGGLLYTFGAIFYVWRGFRYHHAIWHLFVIAGTVLHFFCILFYVLPIR; encoded by the coding sequence ATGGCAAACACACATGTATTTTCACGGAAAGAGGAAGTTGCCAATTCGATTACGCACGGAATTGGTGCCATGCTTAGTATTGCTGCTTTGGTCATATTGATTGTTTTTTCCACACTTTACGGAACGGCATGGCACGTTGTTAGCTTTACGATTTATGGAGCATCCATGTTCATTTTGTATATGTCATCAACATTGGTACATAGTTTTCCTGAAGGTAAAGCGAAAGACCTATTTGAAATCTTTGATCATTCCTCTATTTACTTATTTATCGCAGGAACCTATACACCATTCTTGCTCGTTGTCATTAGAGGACCTTTAGGCTGGTCTTTATTCGGAATAGTATGGGGACTGGCGATTGCTGGTACGATTTTTAAATGTTTTTTTACAAAAAAATATTTATTTACCTCGACAATTCTCTATGTGGTTATGGGCTGGATGATGGTTTTTGCATGGAAACCCTTAGCCGCAAAGCTTCCTTCTGAAGGGATGACCTATTTAATGATTGGCGGTCTCCTCTACACATTCGGGGCGATTTTTTATGTATGGCGCGGATTTCGATACCATCACGCAATCTGGCATTTATTTGTCATCGCTGGTACGGTGCTCCACTTTTTCTGCATATTGTTTTATGTGTTACCAATAAGATAG
- a CDS encoding penicillin-binding protein 2 gives MEKKKKKKSHFPIRLNLLFFSVFLLFSILILRLGFVQIVYGENFKRELERKEDITINNPVPRGKMFDSNYRVIVDNVPKRAITYTNMGASQKEMLDTADKLAKLIVKNYDKMTQREKKDLWIHENQEKAEAKITKKELDLFKEKKLKDNDLYKLKIERITKEEISTLTPEELEVWAIYLEFSSGYKFTPQIVKNEDVTPEEFAIVSENLQSLPGVDTTTDWDRSYAFDQTIKSILGNVTKTEEGLPADRLDHFLSLGYNRNDRVGKSQLELQYEDVLHGHKSKVKTITDKQGNVIETQVVSDGKRGKDLVLTVDMDLQIAVEKIIEEELWGLKNSPNTALLDRAYVVLMDPNNGAVLTMAGKRIVKDPETGQLEMLDDALGTITTTYNVGSAVKGATVLTGFKTGVIKPGTRINDTGIKIKDTPLKKSYSYLGTLNDVDALKLSSNVYMFHTAIRIGKGNYQFEQPLSLAPNTVEIIRNSFASFGLGSRTGIDLPNESSGLKGPSRLPGHIMDLVIGQYDTYSPMQLAQYISTIANGGKRMKPHIVKEIREPIDNNTDEIGPVFQEIKPTVLNTIDAEPAWMDRVQLGFKKVFQEPGGTAYKRFTGVPYSPAGKTGTAEAFYDGPLRANFGKEPPPVMNLSLVTYAPSTNPEVAMAVIVPWAYQGTTDNGANFLIGRRVMDTYFSMKNH, from the coding sequence TTGGAGAAAAAGAAAAAGAAGAAATCTCATTTTCCAATCCGCCTAAATCTGCTATTTTTCAGTGTATTTTTGTTATTTTCCATCCTAATTTTGCGCCTGGGATTTGTTCAAATCGTGTACGGGGAAAATTTCAAACGTGAGTTGGAGAGAAAAGAGGATATTACAATAAACAACCCTGTCCCCCGTGGAAAAATGTTTGATAGTAATTACCGAGTCATCGTTGACAATGTTCCAAAACGCGCGATTACATACACAAATATGGGAGCCAGCCAGAAAGAGATGCTGGATACGGCAGATAAATTGGCCAAATTAATTGTTAAGAATTATGATAAGATGACGCAACGGGAAAAAAAGGATCTTTGGATCCATGAAAATCAGGAAAAAGCAGAAGCAAAAATCACAAAAAAAGAATTAGATTTATTTAAAGAAAAAAAATTAAAGGATAATGATTTATATAAATTAAAGATTGAACGAATCACCAAGGAAGAAATAAGTACGTTAACACCAGAAGAACTAGAAGTCTGGGCCATTTATCTTGAATTTTCGAGCGGTTATAAATTTACCCCGCAAATTGTCAAAAATGAAGATGTCACACCTGAGGAATTTGCGATTGTGAGTGAAAATTTACAATCCCTCCCAGGAGTTGACACGACTACAGACTGGGATAGGTCCTATGCCTTTGATCAAACAATAAAATCAATCCTAGGGAACGTAACGAAAACCGAGGAAGGTTTGCCTGCAGATCGACTAGATCATTTTTTATCATTAGGGTACAACCGTAATGACAGAGTTGGAAAAAGCCAGCTTGAACTGCAATACGAAGATGTACTCCACGGACACAAATCAAAGGTTAAGACGATTACAGATAAGCAAGGTAATGTTATTGAAACCCAAGTGGTTTCGGATGGGAAAAGAGGCAAGGACCTCGTCCTTACCGTTGATATGGATTTACAAATAGCTGTAGAAAAAATCATAGAAGAAGAGCTTTGGGGATTGAAAAATAGTCCAAATACCGCACTTTTGGATCGCGCCTATGTCGTGTTAATGGATCCGAATAATGGAGCGGTTTTAACAATGGCAGGAAAAAGAATCGTTAAGGATCCTGAGACCGGACAATTAGAAATGCTGGACGACGCATTAGGTACCATTACGACTACCTATAACGTAGGTTCTGCCGTGAAGGGTGCTACGGTTTTAACAGGTTTTAAAACAGGTGTTATTAAACCAGGAACTCGTATTAATGACACAGGAATTAAAATCAAGGACACTCCACTGAAAAAGTCCTATTCCTATTTAGGTACTCTGAATGATGTCGATGCTTTAAAGTTATCGTCAAACGTTTATATGTTCCATACTGCCATTAGAATTGGTAAAGGAAATTACCAATTTGAACAGCCTTTAAGCCTTGCTCCAAATACGGTTGAAATCATCCGAAATTCTTTTGCAAGCTTTGGACTTGGTTCTAGAACAGGTATTGATCTGCCTAATGAATCTAGTGGACTTAAGGGGCCAAGCCGACTCCCTGGTCATATAATGGACTTAGTTATTGGACAATATGATACGTATTCCCCTATGCAGTTAGCACAATATATTTCAACCATTGCAAATGGCGGAAAAAGGATGAAACCGCATATTGTAAAGGAAATACGTGAGCCTATCGATAATAATACAGACGAAATTGGTCCTGTTTTCCAAGAAATTAAACCAACTGTCCTGAATACAATCGATGCTGAACCTGCATGGATGGACCGGGTCCAATTAGGCTTTAAAAAAGTATTCCAGGAACCAGGAGGAACAGCATATAAACGTTTTACTGGCGTTCCCTACTCTCCTGCAGGGAAAACTGGTACGGCCGAGGCATTTTATGATGGACCATTACGCGCGAATTTCGGTAAGGAGCCGCCTCCGGTTATGAATTTAAGCTTAGTTACTTATGCACCTAGCACCAATCCTGAAGTGGCAATGGCTGTGATTGTCCCTTGGGCCTACCAAGGAACCACAGATAATGGAGCAAACTTTCTCATCGGGCGAAGAGTGATGGATACCTACTTTTCCATGAAGAACCATTAA
- a CDS encoding TerC family protein has product MDFSLLLEYGWVLLVLVALEGLLAADNALVLAIMVKNLPEEERKKALFYGLAGAFVFRFVSLFVISFLVDVWQVQAIGALYLLFMAINHIVRKVAVNGKSEIKQKEKPAKQSGFWMTVFKVELADIAFAVDSILAAVALAVVLPETPLPNIGGLDGGKFLVIFAGGIIGLVIMRFAANQFVKLLERRPGLEIAAFGIVGWVGVKLAVYTLSHPSLAVLSEEFAHSTEWKLTFYAVLVGIAAAGWFLSKDQVVEKAKLDTKAS; this is encoded by the coding sequence ATGGACTTTTCTCTATTGCTGGAATATGGATGGGTATTGTTGGTGTTAGTGGCGCTGGAAGGATTATTAGCAGCAGACAATGCCTTAGTACTTGCAATCATGGTTAAAAATCTACCTGAAGAAGAAAGAAAGAAAGCATTATTTTATGGATTAGCTGGTGCGTTTGTGTTCCGATTTGTTTCATTATTTGTTATTTCTTTCCTTGTAGATGTATGGCAGGTTCAAGCTATTGGAGCTCTTTATCTGTTATTTATGGCGATTAATCATATTGTCCGAAAAGTAGCTGTTAATGGAAAATCAGAAATTAAACAGAAAGAGAAGCCTGCTAAGCAAAGTGGATTTTGGATGACTGTTTTTAAGGTAGAATTAGCGGATATTGCCTTTGCAGTCGATTCCATCTTAGCTGCAGTAGCACTTGCAGTGGTGCTTCCAGAAACTCCGCTTCCTAATATTGGGGGGCTTGATGGAGGAAAGTTCTTAGTTATTTTTGCTGGTGGGATTATTGGTCTAGTGATTATGCGTTTTGCCGCTAATCAATTTGTTAAGCTGTTAGAAAGAAGACCTGGATTAGAAATTGCAGCATTCGGTATTGTTGGCTGGGTAGGTGTAAAGCTTGCTGTTTACACTCTTTCACATCCATCGCTTGCCGTATTAAGTGAGGAATTTGCCCATTCAACAGAATGGAAACTAACGTTTTACGCCGTGTTAGTGGGAATTGCTGCAGCGGGTTGGTTCTTATCAAAGGATCAAGTTGTAGAAAAGGCGAAATTAGATACAAAAGCCTCATAA
- a CDS encoding hemolysin family protein — protein sequence MTIINLLLIALLIALTGFFVATEFAIVKVRGSRIEQLIAEGRKGAEAAKHVTTHLDEYLSACQLGITVTALGLGWLGEPTVESLLFPLFKRLELNEAVSHILSFGLAFASVTFLHVVIGELAPKTIAIQRAEEITLATSKPLIWFYKIMYPFIWVLNNSARVLVGWFGFKSVSENELGLSEEELRILLSESYESGEINKSELEYVNNIFEFDERIAKEIMVPRTEMVTLNMNDSVETVREVIKREKYTRYPVVVDGDKDNILGLINIKEILTEEIKKEEILKDTTLQPMLKPVIRVIESIPIHDLLVKMQKERSHMAILLDEYGGTSGLVTVEDILEEIVGEIRDEYDTDEVAEIRKLGPDHYCFNAKVLVNEVNDLLGTNLSDDEMDTIGGWFLTRNFDAKKGDEIEEDDVIFTVKEIEGHHILLIEAKKVFKAEEKI from the coding sequence TTGACAATCATAAATCTTCTATTAATTGCTTTACTAATCGCGTTAACTGGATTTTTTGTGGCGACAGAATTTGCTATTGTAAAGGTAAGAGGATCCAGAATTGAACAATTAATTGCAGAAGGCAGAAAAGGGGCGGAAGCAGCCAAACATGTGACTACCCACTTGGATGAATATTTATCAGCCTGCCAGCTTGGTATAACCGTTACTGCTTTAGGTCTGGGCTGGCTGGGAGAACCCACGGTTGAGAGCTTATTGTTTCCATTATTTAAGAGGTTGGAATTAAATGAGGCAGTATCCCATATTTTATCGTTTGGTTTGGCATTTGCTTCTGTAACGTTCTTACACGTGGTTATTGGAGAGTTAGCTCCTAAAACAATAGCTATCCAAAGAGCAGAAGAAATTACTCTTGCGACATCAAAACCTTTAATTTGGTTTTATAAAATTATGTACCCATTCATTTGGGTATTAAATAATTCCGCTCGAGTACTGGTTGGCTGGTTTGGATTCAAATCGGTATCTGAAAATGAATTGGGACTTTCAGAGGAAGAACTGCGTATACTACTTTCGGAAAGCTATGAAAGTGGAGAAATTAACAAAAGCGAACTGGAGTACGTAAACAATATTTTTGAGTTTGATGAAAGAATTGCAAAAGAGATCATGGTACCAAGGACAGAAATGGTGACCTTGAATATGAATGACAGTGTTGAAACGGTTAGGGAAGTCATTAAGAGAGAGAAATATACACGCTACCCTGTTGTAGTTGATGGGGATAAGGATAATATATTAGGACTTATAAATATAAAAGAAATTTTAACAGAAGAGATTAAAAAAGAAGAAATCCTGAAGGATACTACCTTACAACCTATGTTAAAACCAGTTATTCGCGTCATTGAATCGATTCCCATTCATGACTTGCTTGTGAAAATGCAAAAAGAACGATCCCATATGGCCATTCTGCTTGATGAATATGGCGGGACTTCTGGATTGGTAACCGTTGAGGATATTTTAGAGGAAATTGTCGGTGAAATCCGTGATGAATACGATACAGATGAAGTTGCTGAAATTAGGAAACTAGGTCCTGATCATTATTGTTTCAATGCAAAAGTATTGGTTAATGAAGTGAATGATCTTTTAGGGACCAATTTATCAGATGATGAAATGGATACGATTGGCGGCTGGTTTCTAACTCGGAATTTTGATGCTAAAAAGGGTGACGAGATTGAAGAAGACGATGTCATCTTCACCGTAAAAGAAATTGAAGGACATCATATTTTATTAATAGAAGCGAAGAAGGTTTTTAAAGCAGAAGAAAAAATCTAA
- the qoxD gene encoding cytochrome aa3 quinol oxidase subunit IV: MSQLFPMKQVLGFVFSLLLTTVALAVYFLDMSFAAGMTILLVTAFIQAGLQLVVFMHAGETKDKGAIYTNVFYGLIIALVTVFGTLLAMVWDM, encoded by the coding sequence ATGAGCCAATTATTTCCGATGAAACAAGTACTTGGTTTTGTATTCTCTTTACTCCTTACAACCGTAGCACTTGCGGTATATTTCTTAGACATGTCATTTGCGGCTGGAATGACAATCCTTCTTGTTACAGCATTCATTCAAGCAGGACTTCAATTAGTTGTTTTTATGCATGCTGGGGAGACAAAGGATAAAGGTGCAATTTACACAAATGTATTTTACGGTTTGATTATTGCACTAGTAACAGTGTTTGGAACATTACTTGCGATGGTTTGGGATATGTAA
- the qoxC gene encoding cytochrome aa3 quinol oxidase subunit III, which yields MKIDNSLPLEYSTEENSLKILGFWIFLGAEIMLFATLFATYFTLENRTGSGPTGAEIFQITPVLFETILLLTSSFTVGLGIHAMRIGKQKAMITFFSITLLLGLAFLGVEIFEFVTYVHEGAGIQTSAFTSALLTTLGTHGAHVTLGFFWGLFIILQIKKRGLTPQTTNKAFIFSLYWHFLDVVWIFIFSFIYLKGMM from the coding sequence ATGAAAATAGATAACTCGCTTCCATTAGAATATAGTACCGAAGAAAACAGTTTAAAAATCTTAGGATTTTGGATCTTTCTTGGTGCCGAAATTATGCTTTTCGCTACCCTTTTCGCCACCTATTTCACTTTAGAGAATAGAACGGGAAGCGGACCAACTGGAGCAGAGATTTTCCAAATTACTCCCGTTCTTTTTGAAACAATCCTACTCTTAACTAGTAGTTTTACTGTTGGACTTGGGATTCATGCGATGCGTATCGGCAAACAAAAAGCGATGATTACCTTCTTCTCCATCACACTCCTTCTCGGACTTGCCTTTTTAGGAGTGGAAATTTTTGAATTTGTTACCTATGTACATGAAGGTGCTGGAATTCAAACTAGTGCATTTACATCTGCCTTGTTAACAACACTCGGAACACATGGAGCACACGTTACACTTGGATTTTTCTGGGGATTGTTTATTATTCTACAGATAAAAAAACGTGGATTAACGCCACAAACAACCAATAAAGCTTTTATCTTCTCGCTTTATTGGCATTTCCTAGATGTAGTTTGGATTTTCATCTTCAGCTTCATCTATTTGAAAGGAATGATGTAA